The DNA window TTTTTACTTGAATTACATTGTTATTTATAACACAATTTTCTTTTTTATCTTCAATATATAGATAAGTATAATCTTTAACTATTCTATAACTTTTATCTAAATCAATTTTCTTAGTTCCATTGTTTTTAATTAGACTGCTAATTTCATCAATTTTGTTTCTATTAACTTCTATATTTTTTTTATTTAAGAATAAACTCAATAAATTTTTTTTATCAAAATTAGATAGAAATTTTGTCTTTTCCAAAATTATTCTATTTTCTGAGTCAGTATAATCACTTAAATTCAAAGAATTATTTTGATTATTTTCTCTAATTTCTTTAATCAAAGAGAAAATCTTATCTTTAAATTTAATATTATATCTTTCTTCAATAAAAGGAATTAAATCTAATCTTATACTGTTTCTTGTAAACTCATTTTCAAAGTTTGTCTTGTCTATTTTATATTGAATTTCATTTTTATTCAAGTATTCTAGTATATCTTTTTTATATATTTCTGAAATAGGTCTTATAACATTATTATTCTTTATTTTAATTCCTTCTAAACCTTGTAGAGAAGTTCCTCTTATAAGTCTAAATAAAAATGTTTCTATTTGGTCATCCTTGTTATGTGCAGTTGCAATTTTGGTTGCTCCAACTTTTTCATAAATTTCAGAGAAAAATTTATATCTTTCTTCTCTACCAACTTCCTCAAGAGTTTTTCCAATTTCTTTAGCTATTTCTTTAACAGGAATTCTTTTGATAAAAATTTCTAAATTATTTTTCTTAGCGTATTCAAAAGAAAAATTTTCATCAGAATCAGCATCTTCACCTCTTAGAAGATGATTTATATGAACTAAATAGATTTTGAAATTAAAGAAATGTTGTAATTTTTTTAACATTTCCACTAAAAAAACTGAGTCGGGTCCACCAGAGAACCCAACTACAATAATATCATTACTTTCTATTAGATTATATTTTTTATTAATATTTAATATTTCTCTAAATAATTTCATAATTCCTCTTCATTAATGAATGCAGTAAAAAACAGTTCGTTGCT is part of the Fusobacterium nucleatum genome and encodes:
- the tilS gene encoding tRNA lysidine(34) synthetase TilS, whose translation is MKLFREILNINKKYNLIESNDIIVVGFSGGPDSVFLVEMLKKLQHFFNFKIYLVHINHLLRGEDADSDENFSFEYAKKNNLEIFIKRIPVKEIAKEIGKTLEEVGREERYKFFSEIYEKVGATKIATAHNKDDQIETFLFRLIRGTSLQGLEGIKIKNNNVIRPISEIYKKDILEYLNKNEIQYKIDKTNFENEFTRNSIRLDLIPFIEERYNIKFKDKIFSLIKEIRENNQNNSLNLSDYTDSENRIILEKTKFLSNFDKKNLLSLFLNKKNIEVNRNKIDEISSLIKNNGTKKIDLDKSYRIVKDYTYLYIEDKKENCVINNNVIQVKIPSEQIFDNFKITVSTVENLDIPKQKNQYLLDAIYNDIIEVRYRKEGDRIFLGEKHSKKIKEIFIDQKIPKDIRDRLPIFLYNNTIFWIYNVKKAYIPKINKNENKLIKVLITVEEVK